The proteins below are encoded in one region of Syntrophotalea carbinolica DSM 2380:
- a CDS encoding metal ABC transporter ATP-binding protein → MSDAIISLKDVSFRYEEHLVLKDVSLTVHEQEFLGIVGPNGSGKSTLLKIMLGLLEPQKGEVSIFGTTPAEARLRIGYVPQFATFDRNFPISVRETVLQGRLGKTRLIGGYRRQDYQRAQQALEEVELADLAKRPLTALSGGQLQRVLIARALACQPEVLILDEPTAHIDPKIEEGVFELLKRLNQRLTVLVVSHDIGFITRYITRVACLNRTLVCHATSEITGEMIEQLYGGPLRAVHHDTILHTH, encoded by the coding sequence ATGAGCGATGCCATCATATCTCTAAAAGACGTCTCTTTCCGCTATGAAGAGCACCTGGTGCTGAAGGACGTAAGCCTGACGGTGCATGAGCAGGAATTTCTCGGCATTGTAGGGCCCAACGGCAGTGGCAAGAGTACCCTGCTCAAGATTATGCTGGGCCTGCTGGAACCGCAAAAAGGCGAGGTTTCGATATTCGGTACCACGCCGGCCGAAGCGCGCCTGCGTATCGGGTATGTGCCGCAATTCGCCACCTTCGACCGCAACTTCCCGATCAGCGTCCGCGAGACGGTTCTGCAGGGGCGGCTCGGCAAAACCCGCCTGATCGGCGGCTACCGGCGCCAGGATTACCAACGGGCTCAGCAGGCTCTGGAAGAAGTGGAACTTGCCGACCTGGCCAAGCGCCCCCTTACCGCCCTTTCCGGCGGACAGCTACAGCGTGTCCTTATCGCCCGTGCACTGGCCTGCCAGCCGGAGGTGTTGATTCTCGATGAACCGACCGCACACATCGACCCTAAAATCGAGGAGGGTGTTTTCGAACTGCTCAAGCGCCTCAATCAACGGCTTACGGTGCTGGTGGTCTCCCACGATATCGGCTTTATTACCCGCTATATCACCCGTGTCGCCTGTCTCAATCGCACTCTGGTCTGCCACGCCACTTCGGAAATCACCGGCGAGATGATCGAACAGCTCTACGGTGGACCGTTACGGGCCGTGCATCACGATACGATCCTTCATACCCACTGA
- a CDS encoding MarC family protein, with protein MPNLGFFTLLLHDALLLLAVINPLGNIPVYRDLTSGMDFSKRRAMIQLGVGTAAAMIIGFALLGDWSLKNLFEVTLDEFRIAGGILLFIVAVRGVMTGSLSYNLLSDDFRTRAIFPLAFPIIVGPGTLAVTIILAQNRPPLHMLAVSSVSCIIVYLIASSAHSLMRVIGGYAAMIIPRLLYIFLAAKAVALIMHGLTGYVQGLLKGVA; from the coding sequence ATGCCCAACCTCGGTTTTTTCACCCTGTTGCTGCACGATGCCCTGCTGTTGCTGGCCGTCATCAATCCTCTCGGCAACATCCCGGTCTACCGCGACCTGACCTCGGGGATGGATTTCTCCAAGCGCCGCGCCATGATTCAGCTCGGTGTCGGTACCGCCGCAGCCATGATCATCGGTTTTGCCCTGCTCGGCGACTGGAGTCTGAAAAATCTGTTTGAAGTGACCCTCGACGAATTCCGTATTGCCGGTGGAATTTTACTGTTTATCGTGGCGGTGCGCGGCGTTATGACCGGGTCTTTGAGTTACAACCTGTTGTCCGATGATTTCCGTACCCGCGCCATTTTTCCTCTGGCTTTTCCGATTATCGTCGGCCCGGGCACTTTGGCCGTGACCATTATACTGGCCCAGAATCGACCGCCGCTCCACATGCTGGCCGTATCCTCCGTCAGCTGCATCATCGTTTACCTGATTGCCAGCAGTGCCCACTCCCTGATGCGGGTTATCGGCGGATATGCCGCCATGATCATTCCCCGGTTACTGTATATTTTTCTGGCGGCCAAAGCCGTGGCGCTGATCATGCACGGTCTGACGGGGTATGTGCAGGGACTTCTCAAAGGTGTCGCCTGA
- a CDS encoding metal ABC transporter permease yields MHTFLEALVSQPFMQHALLGGLLASVACGVAGSYVVVRRIGYIAGGIAHAVLGGMGLAYFLGRSPVGGAIIAALVAALIIGWVSIRWKKQEDTTISALWAVGMAMGVLFIARTPGYNVDLMSYLFGNILMIPKSHLNLIFWLDVGIVLLVVLFFKQLLAVSFDEEFAELRQVSVNFFSQLLLCLVALTVVILIQVVGLILVIALLALPAAIAGQYVHSLSRMMLLATLLGALFTTGGLAVSYQYDLPSGATTVLLTGLAYLASSLGICLWRWWQIRRATQS; encoded by the coding sequence ATGCATACTTTTCTGGAAGCTCTCGTCTCGCAACCTTTTATGCAGCATGCCCTGCTCGGCGGTCTGCTGGCCAGCGTCGCCTGCGGGGTGGCCGGGTCTTACGTGGTGGTACGGCGCATCGGCTATATTGCCGGCGGCATTGCCCACGCCGTGCTCGGCGGTATGGGGCTGGCTTATTTCCTGGGGCGCAGTCCGGTGGGCGGCGCCATCATAGCTGCCCTGGTCGCGGCATTGATTATCGGCTGGGTCAGTATCCGTTGGAAAAAACAGGAGGACACCACCATCAGCGCCTTGTGGGCGGTCGGTATGGCCATGGGCGTGTTGTTCATTGCCCGCACCCCCGGCTATAACGTCGACCTGATGAGTTACCTGTTCGGCAATATTCTGATGATTCCGAAAAGCCACCTGAACCTGATCTTCTGGCTCGATGTCGGTATCGTGCTGCTGGTGGTGCTGTTTTTCAAGCAACTGCTGGCGGTATCTTTCGATGAGGAATTCGCCGAACTGCGACAGGTTTCGGTAAACTTTTTTTCGCAGCTGCTGTTGTGCCTGGTGGCCCTGACCGTGGTGATCCTCATCCAGGTCGTCGGTTTGATCCTGGTTATCGCCCTGCTGGCATTGCCCGCCGCCATAGCCGGTCAGTATGTACACTCCCTGAGCCGCATGATGCTGCTGGCCACTTTGCTGGGCGCACTTTTCACCACCGGCGGTCTGGCGGTGTCTTACCAGTACGATCTGCCCTCCGGTGCCACCACCGTATTGCTCACCGGCCTGGCCTACCTCGCCTCTTCGCTGGGGATCTGCCTCTGGCGGTGGTGGCAGATACGCCGCGCCACCCAGTCCTGA
- a CDS encoding metal ABC transporter solute-binding protein, Zn/Mn family has protein sequence MTRWTLVLIVLLSLFPVATTAYAIESGGRPVQVFVSVLPLKYFVERVGGAHVITEVMVGPGQSPATYEPAPRQMSRLGQADLYFRVGVPFERVWMPRLVDLNQRMRIVDLRDGVDVRRLEQHHHDDDHDTKGAAVTHRDNHRDPHIWTSPIAARIIAEHIRAALTAFDPSHARDYQAGYASLAADLTRLDSELHNRLDRVAHRKFLVFHPSWGYFADAYGLQQIAIEAEGKEPGPRALAGIIAMARKKNIRVIFVQQQFSRATATTVARAIGGKVVAIDPLAENYIENLRKAADAFFTVLEK, from the coding sequence ATGACGCGATGGACGCTGGTGCTGATTGTTTTGTTAAGCCTGTTTCCCGTGGCGACTACGGCCTACGCCATCGAATCGGGCGGCAGGCCGGTACAGGTATTCGTCAGCGTACTGCCGCTTAAGTATTTTGTCGAACGGGTCGGCGGGGCCCACGTCATCACTGAAGTTATGGTTGGTCCCGGCCAAAGCCCGGCCACCTATGAGCCGGCCCCGAGACAGATGAGCCGGCTGGGGCAGGCGGATCTCTATTTTCGGGTGGGAGTTCCTTTCGAGCGGGTCTGGATGCCGCGGCTCGTCGATCTCAACCAACGCATGCGCATTGTCGATCTGCGCGATGGCGTTGATGTGCGCCGCCTCGAACAACATCATCATGACGATGACCATGATACAAAGGGTGCTGCCGTTACGCATCGTGACAACCACCGGGACCCCCATATCTGGACCAGCCCGATAGCGGCCCGCATCATTGCCGAGCACATCCGTGCCGCGCTGACAGCCTTCGACCCGTCCCATGCCCGAGATTACCAGGCCGGCTACGCATCGCTGGCGGCCGATCTGACGCGTCTCGATAGCGAACTGCACAACCGGCTGGACCGGGTTGCGCACCGTAAATTCCTGGTTTTTCATCCGTCCTGGGGGTATTTTGCCGATGCCTACGGATTGCAGCAGATCGCCATCGAAGCGGAGGGTAAAGAGCCCGGACCTCGGGCGTTGGCCGGCATTATCGCCATGGCCAGGAAGAAAAATATTCGCGTGATTTTTGTCCAGCAGCAGTTCAGTCGTGCCACCGCCACCACCGTGGCCCGTGCCATCGGCGGTAAGGTGGTGGCCATCGATCCGCTGGCGGAAAACTATATCGAAAACCTGCGTAAGGCTGCCGATGCCTTCTTTACCGTTCTGGAAAAATGA
- a CDS encoding MalY/PatB family protein — MFDFDRISDRHGTGSLKWDRYAGRDVLPLWVADMDFSAPPAVLDALQQRAAHGIFGYTHAPTELVEVIRERLWQRYHWRVEAETLVWLPGLVVGINVACRAVGGTGSEVLTMTPIYPPFLSAPGLSERTLVTIPMVQEGAQWLIDFDAMEKAVTPAARLLLLCSPQNPTGRVFTRKELEQLADFCQRHNLVLCSDEIHCDLVLEPGIEHIPTASLDADVAARTITLMAPSKTFNLPGLNCAFAIIPDAGLRGRFQRAMAGIVPYVNLFGYVGALAAYRDSGDWHAALLDYLRDNRNLVLDAVAAMPGLQVTRGEATYLTWIDARSTGLEDPAGFFEQAGVGLSDGREFGAPGFVRLNFGCPRVVLQQALERMRKALVANCR, encoded by the coding sequence ATGTTTGATTTCGACAGGATTTCGGATCGGCACGGCACCGGCTCCCTCAAATGGGATCGTTATGCCGGACGGGATGTGCTTCCGCTGTGGGTGGCGGATATGGATTTTAGCGCGCCGCCGGCGGTACTCGACGCCCTGCAGCAGCGTGCCGCCCACGGCATCTTCGGCTATACCCATGCCCCGACCGAACTGGTCGAGGTCATCCGGGAACGGCTGTGGCAGCGCTACCACTGGCGGGTGGAGGCCGAAACGCTGGTCTGGTTGCCGGGGTTGGTGGTCGGGATCAATGTCGCCTGCCGGGCGGTGGGCGGTACAGGCAGCGAAGTGCTGACCATGACCCCCATCTATCCGCCGTTTCTGTCCGCGCCGGGATTGTCGGAACGTACCCTGGTGACTATCCCCATGGTGCAGGAGGGTGCGCAGTGGCTCATCGATTTCGACGCCATGGAAAAGGCTGTGACTCCGGCTGCCCGTCTGCTGTTGCTGTGCAGCCCGCAGAACCCCACCGGCCGGGTTTTCACCCGGAAGGAACTGGAACAGCTGGCCGATTTCTGCCAGCGCCACAATCTGGTGCTCTGCTCCGATGAAATCCATTGCGATCTGGTACTGGAACCGGGCATCGAGCATATCCCCACGGCGTCTCTCGATGCCGACGTGGCAGCCCGTACCATCACCCTGATGGCGCCGAGCAAAACCTTTAACCTGCCGGGCCTGAACTGCGCCTTCGCCATTATCCCCGACGCCGGATTGCGGGGCCGCTTTCAGCGCGCCATGGCCGGGATCGTGCCCTATGTGAATCTTTTCGGTTATGTCGGCGCTCTGGCCGCTTATCGCGACAGCGGCGACTGGCATGCGGCGTTGCTCGATTATCTGCGTGACAATCGAAATCTGGTACTTGACGCCGTGGCCGCCATGCCGGGATTGCAAGTCACTCGCGGCGAAGCGACCTATCTGACCTGGATCGATGCGCGTAGCACCGGTCTCGAAGACCCGGCCGGGTTCTTCGAACAGGCCGGCGTGGGTCTGTCCGATGGACGGGAATTCGGCGCGCCGGGGTTTGTGCGGCTCAATTTCGGTTGTCCGAGGGTGGTGTTGCAGCAGGCGCTGGAACGGATGCGGAAGGCGTTGGTGGCAAATTGCAGGTGA
- a CDS encoding transposase has translation MARFKPYDYKQTVMLPVDFEQQILPGTFEYSLHYLVDNELDLSIFNSKFNNDEAGRPAYDPAILLKIVLLAYSRGVTSSRKIEALCRENVIFMALSADSRPHFTTIADFISGSAKQIADLFHQVLMVCDALGLIGHEMFAVDGCKMPSNASKEWSGTHDDLKKKAKKIDRAVRFLLNKHREEDKKGPPDPTMRQREEKQKETLTKASRKIKKFLTENKKRQGRRGKEVKSNITDNDSAKMKTSHGVLQGYTGVAAVDAEHQVVVHAEAFGTGQEHGLLEPMLEGIRKAFNGNYHNCGDEILSEAKILADSGFHSGQTLEHLEAEGIDGYIADPGFRSRDPRFKTASRHKPQDSGASKSHPKKRFSVSDFQVDLANKTCACPAGNPLWLKCAKAKIGERLFMQFMGYQADCDRCAKRSQCLRDIRQKGARQVNVLLETLSSPKIGIIERMKQKIDSVFGRHIYGQRLGIVEPVFGNLRETLGLRRFSLRGRTKVDGQWKLMTMLHNIGKIHRYGWTL, from the coding sequence ATGGCTCGTTTCAAACCCTACGACTACAAGCAAACCGTTATGTTGCCGGTGGATTTCGAACAGCAGATCCTGCCCGGCACCTTCGAGTATTCCCTGCACTACCTGGTCGACAACGAACTCGACCTGAGTATTTTCAACAGTAAATTCAACAACGACGAAGCCGGCCGTCCCGCCTACGATCCGGCCATTCTGCTGAAGATTGTGCTGCTGGCCTATTCGCGCGGGGTTACTAGCAGTCGCAAGATCGAAGCACTGTGCCGTGAAAACGTGATCTTTATGGCCCTGTCCGCCGACAGCCGTCCGCATTTCACCACCATTGCCGACTTCATCTCCGGGTCTGCCAAACAGATTGCCGATCTGTTTCATCAGGTGCTGATGGTTTGCGATGCCCTGGGGCTGATTGGTCATGAGATGTTCGCCGTCGACGGTTGCAAGATGCCATCGAACGCCTCCAAGGAGTGGAGCGGCACCCACGACGATTTGAAAAAGAAAGCCAAGAAGATCGACCGGGCCGTACGCTTTCTGCTCAACAAGCACCGCGAAGAAGATAAAAAGGGGCCGCCCGATCCGACCATGCGGCAGCGGGAGGAAAAGCAGAAAGAGACTCTGACCAAGGCCAGTCGTAAGATCAAGAAGTTCCTGACCGAAAACAAAAAACGCCAGGGTCGTCGCGGCAAGGAAGTGAAAAGCAACATCACCGACAACGACAGCGCCAAGATGAAGACCAGCCACGGCGTGCTTCAGGGCTACACTGGCGTCGCCGCGGTCGATGCCGAGCATCAGGTGGTGGTGCATGCCGAAGCCTTCGGTACGGGACAGGAGCATGGGTTGCTCGAACCGATGCTTGAGGGCATCCGCAAGGCCTTCAACGGTAACTATCATAACTGTGGTGACGAGATTCTTAGCGAGGCCAAAATCCTGGCCGATAGTGGTTTTCATAGCGGACAGACTCTGGAGCATCTGGAAGCAGAAGGCATAGACGGCTATATCGCCGATCCTGGTTTTCGCTCCCGCGATCCCCGTTTCAAGACCGCGTCACGTCACAAGCCCCAAGACTCCGGTGCGTCAAAGAGCCACCCAAAAAAACGCTTCAGCGTCAGCGACTTTCAGGTCGATCTTGCCAACAAGACCTGCGCCTGTCCGGCCGGTAACCCTCTGTGGCTCAAGTGCGCCAAAGCCAAGATCGGCGAGCGTTTATTCATGCAATTCATGGGCTATCAGGCTGATTGTGATCGCTGTGCAAAGCGGAGCCAATGCTTGCGAGACATCCGCCAAAAAGGAGCCCGCCAGGTCAACGTGCTGCTGGAGACGCTATCGAGTCCCAAGATCGGCATCATCGAGCGGATGAAACAGAAGATCGATTCCGTGTTCGGTCGCCACATTTACGGGCAACGCCTGGGCATCGTCGAACCTGTCTTTGGCAATCTGCGCGAAACGCTTGGGCTGCGACGGTTTTCCCTGCGTGGTCGCACCAAAGTCGATGGGCAATGGAAATTGATGACAATGCTCCACAATATCGGCAAGATTCATCGGTATGGATGGACTTTGTAG
- a CDS encoding HAD family hydrolase → MENLAMFDLDGTLIDTSDLLFEGIPHVIKEFLGINVAKEEYIDLWGLDINLIFTRFAKRANKYSSRKIDAMFSFYEDWYIKNHAKYVKPYEGIREVLEFLKHDKYMKIGIVTTRTLKRANMAYDLEWGHLIDFVVGGDMVAHKKPAPDSINFAVESLNAQAGSHFFIGDNKSDILAAKSSSYKVASLGALWGAEHPADLKSENPDKVFTDPHSFYHWLASEYHG, encoded by the coding sequence ATGGAAAATCTGGCGATGTTTGATCTTGACGGGACACTCATTGATACCAGCGATTTGCTTTTTGAAGGCATACCTCATGTCATCAAAGAATTTCTCGGTATAAACGTAGCGAAAGAAGAATATATTGACTTGTGGGGATTGGATATAAATTTGATTTTTACAAGATTTGCCAAACGTGCAAATAAATACAGCAGCCGCAAGATTGATGCAATGTTTTCATTTTATGAAGATTGGTACATAAAAAATCATGCGAAGTATGTCAAACCCTACGAAGGAATCCGAGAAGTTTTAGAGTTTCTCAAGCATGACAAGTACATGAAAATCGGCATTGTCACAACCCGCACCTTGAAAAGAGCGAATATGGCTTACGATCTCGAATGGGGGCATCTCATCGATTTTGTCGTCGGTGGAGACATGGTTGCCCACAAAAAACCGGCACCCGATAGTATCAACTTTGCCGTAGAGTCTTTGAATGCCCAAGCGGGATCACACTTTTTCATAGGCGACAACAAATCGGATATCCTCGCTGCCAAGAGTTCATCCTACAAAGTAGCCAGCCTTGGCGCTCTATGGGGAGCCGAGCATCCCGCTGACCTAAAAAGTGAAAATCCCGATAAAGTGTTTACCGATCCTCATAGTTTTTATCATTGGCTGGCAAGCGAATACCACGGATGA
- a CDS encoding L-fuculose-phosphate aldolase — protein MTIDKQREAILKYGRKMLTSQLTTGAGGNLSICDRTSGRVAISPSGIEYFDMKPEDVVITDLNGQVLEGKYKPSSELGFHLALYRERQDVNAVVHTHSVYATTMACLGWEIPAVHYLVGFSGYKVPVAPYATFGTDELAQNVAKGIGAYNAVLLANHGLVAVGSDIGRAFNTAEEIELVARIYYQTKAVGEPVILPDQEMERVLAKFATYGQSPKDTDHV, from the coding sequence ATGACTATCGATAAACAACGCGAAGCCATCCTCAAATACGGACGCAAGATGCTCACTTCGCAGCTGACCACCGGCGCGGGCGGCAACCTGAGTATCTGCGACCGAACCAGCGGCCGTGTTGCCATCAGTCCCAGCGGTATCGAATATTTCGACATGAAGCCGGAAGACGTGGTCATTACCGACCTGAACGGACAGGTACTCGAAGGAAAATATAAGCCTTCCAGCGAACTCGGTTTCCATCTGGCGCTGTACCGTGAGCGACAGGATGTAAACGCCGTGGTCCATACCCACTCGGTATATGCCACCACCATGGCCTGCCTCGGCTGGGAAATTCCGGCGGTGCACTATCTGGTCGGTTTCTCCGGCTACAAGGTGCCGGTGGCTCCCTACGCCACCTTCGGCACTGACGAGCTGGCCCAAAACGTCGCCAAAGGCATCGGCGCCTACAATGCCGTCCTGCTCGCCAACCATGGTCTGGTCGCCGTCGGCAGCGACATCGGGCGGGCCTTTAACACCGCCGAGGAGATCGAGCTGGTGGCGCGTATCTACTACCAGACCAAAGCGGTGGGTGAGCCGGTGATCCTCCCGGACCAGGAGATGGAACGGGTGCTGGCCAAATTTGCAACCTACGGCCAGTCGCCGAAGGATACCGACCATGTTTGA
- a CDS encoding M48 family metallopeptidase gives MHDMTYLTGYPEELTGQVAQLIGQNKLGVFLKSKYPEVHEITTDKALYDFTLELKNRFLRKSPPLSKVTYDSKINVLHNALGVHAFVSRVQGPKLKAKHEIRIGMVFKQAPLDFLRMIVVHELAHLKEKDHNKAFYKLCRYMEPDYHQLEFDLRLYLTQLELFGELY, from the coding sequence ATGCATGACATGACATACCTGACCGGCTATCCGGAGGAACTGACCGGGCAAGTGGCCCAACTTATCGGGCAGAACAAACTGGGTGTTTTTTTAAAAAGCAAATACCCGGAGGTTCATGAAATCACCACCGATAAGGCCCTTTACGATTTTACCCTGGAGCTTAAAAACCGGTTTTTGCGCAAATCCCCGCCCTTGAGCAAAGTAACCTACGACAGCAAAATCAACGTGCTGCATAACGCGCTTGGGGTGCATGCCTTTGTTTCCCGGGTGCAGGGTCCCAAACTCAAGGCCAAACACGAGATTCGCATCGGCATGGTGTTCAAACAGGCGCCACTCGATTTTTTGCGAATGATCGTGGTTCACGAACTGGCCCACCTGAAAGAGAAGGACCACAATAAAGCTTTCTACAAACTCTGCAGATACATGGAGCCGGACTACCACCAGTTGGAATTCGACCTGCGCCTCTATCTGACGCAGCTAGAGCTGTTCGGGGAGCTTTACTGA
- a CDS encoding YiiD C-terminal domain-containing protein — MIDETAQQLNERFYRQIPMTRHMGLRITAWDGQVLRMDAPLAPNINDKGTGFAGSLATLATFAAWAAATLLAEKITAQACEAAVFESDIRYLLPVNGDFYVEVPVPEEEAMQAFKGSLQNRGRAKLALNAVIFQDGEEKVRYRGRYAVRVRPSQGSIE; from the coding sequence ATGATTGATGAAACAGCACAACAACTCAACGAGCGGTTCTATCGTCAGATCCCGATGACCCGTCATATGGGGCTTCGCATCACCGCCTGGGACGGACAGGTGTTGCGCATGGACGCCCCCCTGGCTCCCAACATCAACGACAAAGGCACCGGCTTTGCCGGATCCCTGGCCACGCTGGCCACCTTTGCCGCTTGGGCGGCGGCCACCCTGCTGGCCGAAAAAATAACGGCACAAGCCTGCGAGGCTGCGGTCTTTGAAAGCGATATCCGCTACCTGCTGCCGGTTAACGGGGATTTTTATGTAGAGGTCCCGGTTCCGGAGGAAGAGGCCATGCAGGCGTTTAAAGGGTCTTTGCAGAATCGGGGCCGCGCCAAACTGGCCTTGAACGCCGTCATTTTCCAGGATGGGGAAGAAAAAGTACGTTACCGCGGCCGCTACGCCGTGAGGGTGAGACCCTCCCAGGGTTCCATTGAATGA
- a CDS encoding MarC family protein, producing the protein MFLNIYLKLFVILTPFFVMSAFLSLTRGFSSTERQKAAGKVTVAIILSVFVIYLFGRHIFALFGITLDAFRIGAGAVLFLSAVNMVRGPTAVTPPTPGEDVAVVPLAIPIAVGPGTIGALLVMAAEPKSLTARLVTAGAMLAAIATVGLLLSMAGRLERLVGQQGLTILTKLTGLFVSAIAAQIFFTGLKNFLA; encoded by the coding sequence ATGTTTCTTAACATCTATCTCAAGTTGTTTGTCATCCTCACGCCGTTTTTCGTGATGTCGGCATTTTTGTCCCTAACCCGCGGTTTCAGCTCCACCGAACGCCAGAAAGCCGCGGGCAAGGTGACGGTGGCCATCATCCTGTCGGTGTTCGTCATCTACCTGTTCGGCAGACATATCTTTGCCCTGTTCGGCATCACTCTCGATGCCTTTCGCATTGGCGCCGGCGCCGTGCTGTTCCTTTCGGCCGTCAACATGGTGCGCGGCCCGACAGCCGTGACACCGCCGACACCCGGCGAGGATGTGGCCGTGGTGCCGCTGGCCATTCCCATCGCCGTGGGGCCGGGGACCATCGGTGCTTTGCTGGTCATGGCCGCGGAACCCAAAAGCCTGACGGCACGGCTGGTTACGGCCGGCGCCATGCTGGCCGCCATCGCCACCGTCGGCCTGTTGTTGAGCATGGCCGGCCGCCTGGAGCGATTGGTGGGACAGCAGGGGCTGACCATTCTGACCAAGTTGACCGGCCTGTTCGTATCGGCCATTGCGGCACAGATTTTCTTTACCGGTTTGAAAAATTTCCTGGCCTGA